The Paenibacillus sp. RC334 nucleotide sequence GGTGTCGCCTTAAGCGGCCTGATGGATGATCAGCTGTACCAGCTGGACTTTTTATGAAGATCAGGAGCGATCCGTCAAAATTGGCGGTCATTATAAATAAAATCTCTCCATTAACACACAGTCTATTACCCGGGGAATTAAATACGAGCGAAGGCTATGGAATACTATGCTGAATAGAAAACAATCTGGAAATAGAGGAGCAAGCAAAAAAGGACCACCTGACATCAGGCAATCCTTTTTCCAGCTTGGATGAGCATCGAGCATTCAGAGAGATTTTAGAGACATTCTGCGTATGTCTGGTTAACGAAACATCCCCCACAGCTTAATCAGATGGAACGTATTAGATGGATCGATTTTTTGGGCCAGTACGAAGGCCGTCAGTTGCTCTTCCTGTGCAGCCGTCAGCCGCTCGTTCAGAATAGCGGAAGTGGACTTCACAAGTTGACGTACCTTGGCTTTGTTTTGCAGGTCCGCCTTGGTCACACCTTCGATCTGCTGCTTAACTCGCTCCTTGAGTGCACGATTTTTCATTTTCAACTTAATCCGCTCCACCAGTTGCGGACTGATTCCATATTGCTGATAGCTCAATGTTACCGCACCTCCCATATCATTCGGTCATTCCCAAATATATGACGGTCAGCCTGTCCATTGTGCCTATCTGTTTAAAACTATAAAAACAACCTTATAATTCAAGGTGTATCAGTCGATAAGATCTCCCTGGAAAATCTGCTCTTTTTGCAAATAGCCACGTAATGCTTCATAATGCGGAGATGTCCAAAAGGACGAATCCGCGATCAAACCAGTCGCATCCTCACGTGCCTTTTCCAGCACCTCAAAATCCGCTACCATATCTGCTAACCGAAACTCGGGCAGCCCACTTTGCTTGGTACCGAAAAAGTCACCCGGCCCTCTCAAATCCAAGTCACGTCTAGCCACCTCAAAACCATCGTCCGTATCGGTCATAACCTTCATCCGCTCCTGACCCACCTCAGACTTGGGATCAGCGACCAGCACACAGTACGAGGCATGTGTACCCCGTCCGACACGTCCACGCAGCTGATGCAACTGGGACAAGCCAAAGCGGTCGGCATCCATAATGATCATTAGCGTCGCATTCGGCACGTCTACGCCCACCTCTACAACTGTCGTTGAAATGAGTAACTGGACTTCATTGGCATAGAAAGAACGCATAACCTCTTCCTTTTCTGCGGGAGTCATTCGCCCATGCAGCAGACCGACGCGGTAACGTGGAAAAGCCTGTTGCATTTGAATATGCAGATCGATGGCATTCTGTACATCCAGCTTCTCAGACTCCTCAATCAACGGGCAGATCAGATAAGCCTGCCGTCCCTGATCCACCTCACGGGAAATAAATCCGAGCACACGATCCATCAGCTCATGCTTTACCCAATACGTAGAAATCGGAATACGACCCTTTGGCCGCTCTGACAACGTAGAGACATCCATATCGCCAAATGCGGTGATCGCCAGCGTACGC carries:
- a CDS encoding stage VI sporulation protein F, which encodes MSYQQYGISPQLVERIKLKMKNRALKERVKQQIEGVTKADLQNKAKVRQLVKSTSAILNERLTAAQEEQLTAFVLAQKIDPSNTFHLIKLWGMFR